A region of Acidithiobacillus ferridurans DNA encodes the following proteins:
- a CDS encoding LysR family transcriptional regulator: MSLELRHLRYFIAVAEELHFSRAAERVGISQPPLSQQIHTLEEMLGARLLVRTNRRVALTDAGEAFLKEARAILVQVDRAVDYVRRVERGEKGELHIGMTRSTMLAKQVPRAIFQFRTQFPSVHLGLEELNSLEQIDALIHEKIQVGIMRVQHLPVMLQSHMLYADPLVAVLPAKHPLCPISPTLSVPLDPAQLVHEQFIIFADSAGTGIRNQFFQICHDAGFNPKIVQEVQEASTMIGLVAAGLGITILPVSYSYLQQDSVCYIPLSSPSARSDIHVVYRCMDHSPLLRQLLTILKSEAAAHAVSRR; encoded by the coding sequence ATGTCACTTGAACTCCGCCATCTCCGCTACTTCATCGCGGTGGCTGAAGAGCTGCATTTCAGCCGCGCGGCAGAGCGTGTGGGCATTTCCCAGCCGCCGCTCAGCCAACAGATTCATACGCTTGAAGAAATGCTAGGAGCGCGGCTGCTTGTACGCACTAACCGTCGGGTAGCGCTAACCGATGCAGGAGAGGCATTTCTGAAAGAGGCCCGTGCCATTCTTGTCCAAGTGGATCGTGCCGTGGACTATGTGCGCCGTGTGGAGCGCGGAGAGAAAGGGGAACTGCACATCGGCATGACCCGCTCAACCATGTTGGCAAAACAGGTCCCCAGAGCCATATTCCAGTTTCGGACACAATTCCCGTCTGTGCACCTGGGTCTGGAAGAGTTGAATTCTCTCGAACAAATAGACGCATTGATCCACGAAAAAATACAGGTAGGTATTATGCGGGTTCAGCATTTACCGGTAATGCTTCAATCCCATATGCTCTACGCCGATCCTCTCGTAGCGGTTCTACCTGCCAAACACCCGCTCTGTCCGATTTCTCCAACCCTGTCTGTACCTCTTGATCCGGCACAACTGGTCCACGAGCAGTTCATTATTTTTGCAGACTCGGCCGGTACCGGTATACGAAATCAGTTTTTTCAGATTTGCCACGATGCCGGGTTTAATCCCAAAATTGTTCAGGAAGTGCAGGAAGCATCGACAATGATAGGATTGGTAGCGGCAGGTCTGGGGATTACCATTCTTCCAGTTTCCTATTCATACCTACAGCAAGATAGCGTGTGTTACATACCGCTGTCTTCCCCTAGTGCGCGTTCTGATATCCATGTGGTTTACCGCTGTATGGACCATTCACCGCTTCTCCGACAGTTATTGACGATATTGAAGTCAGAGGCGGCAGCGCACGCAGTTTCCAGGCGATGA
- the rpoD gene encoding RNA polymerase sigma factor RpoD, whose amino-acid sequence MDNESQRSELKRLIARGKEQGYLTYREINDHLPEEVFDPEQMENVISMINDMGIEVFEEAPDDDTLLMDGEGGTVVAAQEAEEAAEEALAVVEADIGRTSDPVRMYMREMGSVELLTREGEIEIARRIEDGLMQVLRAVSTCPTTISLLLDAADRVERGETRLDEVVDAFIDLSALDAETVSEAEESVLVEGDDLDVDEDEEESEDDDIEVVDKGPQLEDALERFAVIRAAYTALQASHAEGEMHGESYQQQRRELAERFLEIKLNGRQIDVMTDALRGLTEEVRQCERELMELCIERARFPRKDFVRSYPGHEGDIGWIDQQIAAGHAYSNRLVEFRDDIVAIMKRLANIEKRAGLPIAEIKEASRLMSIGEAKARRAKKEMVEANLRLVISIAKKYTNRGLQFLDLIQEGNIGLMKAVDKFEYRRGYKFSTYATWWIRQAITRSIADQARTIRIPVHMIETINKLNRISRQMLQEMGREPSPEELAERMEMPEDKIRKVLKIAKEPISMETPIGDDEDSHLGDFIEDRNVTAPADSAVNAAIREVVEELLDNGLTAREAKVLRMRFGIGMNTDHTLEEVGKQFDVTRERIRQIEAKALRKLRHPSRSERLRSFVDGEVTIPS is encoded by the coding sequence GTGGATAATGAATCTCAGCGGTCTGAGCTGAAGCGGCTTATTGCGCGTGGTAAAGAGCAAGGCTACCTGACCTATCGCGAGATCAATGATCATTTGCCGGAAGAGGTTTTCGACCCCGAGCAGATGGAAAATGTCATCTCCATGATCAATGACATGGGTATTGAAGTCTTTGAGGAGGCTCCGGACGACGATACCCTGCTGATGGATGGGGAAGGTGGTACCGTAGTCGCCGCTCAGGAAGCGGAAGAAGCGGCAGAAGAAGCCCTGGCTGTGGTCGAGGCGGATATTGGGCGAACCAGTGATCCGGTGCGTATGTACATGCGTGAGATGGGCAGCGTGGAACTGCTCACGCGTGAAGGCGAAATCGAAATTGCCCGGCGTATCGAAGATGGCCTGATGCAGGTGTTGCGCGCGGTATCGACCTGTCCGACGACCATCTCTCTTCTTCTGGACGCCGCGGATCGGGTGGAGCGCGGCGAGACGCGCCTGGATGAGGTGGTCGACGCCTTTATTGATCTTAGCGCGCTGGACGCAGAAACCGTCAGTGAGGCGGAAGAAAGCGTGCTGGTGGAAGGCGACGATCTGGACGTCGATGAGGATGAGGAAGAATCCGAAGACGATGATATCGAAGTCGTAGACAAGGGACCACAGCTCGAAGATGCATTGGAACGTTTTGCGGTCATCCGTGCTGCGTATACCGCGCTGCAGGCCAGCCATGCCGAGGGTGAGATGCATGGTGAAAGCTATCAGCAGCAGCGCCGGGAACTCGCCGAGCGTTTCCTGGAAATCAAACTCAACGGTCGTCAGATTGACGTCATGACCGACGCCCTGCGCGGGCTCACGGAAGAGGTGCGTCAGTGCGAACGAGAGTTGATGGAACTGTGCATTGAACGTGCGCGCTTCCCGCGTAAAGACTTTGTACGTAGTTATCCTGGTCATGAGGGTGATATCGGCTGGATTGATCAGCAAATCGCGGCTGGTCATGCCTATAGTAACCGTTTAGTGGAGTTTCGTGATGATATCGTGGCGATCATGAAACGCTTGGCGAATATTGAGAAGCGTGCCGGTTTGCCGATTGCCGAGATCAAAGAGGCCAGCCGCCTGATGTCCATTGGTGAGGCCAAGGCGCGGCGTGCCAAGAAGGAAATGGTGGAGGCCAACCTGCGTTTGGTAATCTCTATCGCCAAGAAGTATACCAATCGTGGCCTGCAGTTCCTGGATCTGATTCAGGAAGGAAATATCGGCCTGATGAAGGCGGTGGACAAGTTCGAATACCGACGTGGCTACAAATTCTCGACTTATGCGACTTGGTGGATACGCCAGGCCATTACGCGGAGTATTGCGGATCAGGCGCGGACTATTCGTATTCCGGTACATATGATTGAAACCATAAATAAACTCAATCGAATCAGTCGCCAGATGCTCCAGGAAATGGGACGTGAACCGTCGCCTGAAGAGTTGGCGGAACGGATGGAAATGCCTGAGGATAAAATCCGCAAGGTGCTGAAAATTGCCAAGGAGCCTATCTCCATGGAGACGCCCATCGGTGACGATGAAGATTCGCACTTGGGCGACTTCATCGAAGATCGGAATGTGACGGCGCCAGCGGATTCGGCCGTTAACGCCGCCATTCGCGAAGTGGTCGAGGAGTTGCTTGATAATGGCCTGACAGCGCGGGAAGCCAAGGTATTGCGTATGCGTTTTGGCATCGGGATGAATACCGACCACACGCTGGAGGAGGTCGGCAAGCAGTTTGACGTTACTCGTGAGCGTATCCGCCAGATTGAAGCCAAGGCGCTGCGCAAACTGCGCCATCCCTCTCGATCGGAGCGTTTGCGCAGTTTTGTGGACGGTGAAGTGACGATTCCATCGTGA
- the dnaG gene encoding DNA primase, with amino-acid sequence MANFSPAFIDALLEQSDLVRLIDSRVPLKKKGRDFWACCPFHQEKSPSFSVSADKQIYYCFGCHAHGNAIGFLMAHDRLSFPEAVKALADEVGVALPEDGPAGEQESLRPLRAILEKAIGVYRSALAEHPSAQEYLRGRGLSDEIIGRFELGYAPSAAGFLSQKLGKEPSLRQQLLGAGLVSGREDGSVYDRFRGRVIFPIRDGRGQAVGLGGRSLDGHEPKYLNSPESALYHKGRVLYGLHYAREGMRRAGRVLLVEGYLDVITLHQAGIDYAVAASGTALGDSQMEMLFRAAPELLLCFDGDTAGRNAAWRAVQTAPEHLRAGRLLRLLFLPDGQDPDSLVREQGGAAFESMLPTARPAIDFFLEELQRRHNLAAEDEKALFLHAARDFLKRVSDPVLREVYEQRVQMLCGLAPVARRAPSRTPRKATFSAPGGRSLFKTALRLLLNFPEDPAWQALDRDLLPFLFDRDPMAEILAEALDILANMTHLSSHELFAKLSVLKHAEACYALVMSDSGDEEEQVLMRLEISGCVARVNQRLAAARSHFISRAADQGGLSALSEQERAEVVRLSRRDRHNDV; translated from the coding sequence ATGGCCAACTTTTCTCCCGCATTCATTGACGCCCTGCTGGAGCAGAGCGATCTGGTGCGCCTCATCGATAGCCGCGTACCGCTGAAGAAAAAAGGCCGGGATTTCTGGGCCTGCTGCCCCTTTCATCAGGAAAAGAGCCCGTCTTTCTCGGTCAGTGCCGACAAACAGATTTATTACTGCTTTGGCTGCCACGCCCATGGGAATGCCATCGGATTCTTGATGGCTCATGATCGACTGTCTTTTCCGGAGGCGGTGAAGGCGCTCGCCGACGAAGTCGGTGTCGCCCTGCCGGAAGACGGCCCTGCCGGAGAGCAGGAAAGTCTTCGGCCGCTGCGGGCGATTCTCGAAAAAGCCATTGGTGTTTACCGATCTGCTCTCGCAGAGCACCCGTCGGCGCAGGAGTATCTGCGTGGAAGGGGATTGAGCGATGAGATCATTGGGCGCTTCGAGCTGGGGTACGCACCGTCTGCGGCCGGGTTTCTGAGCCAGAAACTGGGCAAGGAACCGTCGTTGCGCCAGCAGTTGCTGGGCGCGGGTCTGGTGAGCGGCCGTGAAGATGGATCGGTCTACGACCGTTTTCGCGGGCGAGTGATTTTTCCGATTCGCGACGGGCGAGGACAGGCGGTGGGACTGGGGGGGCGCAGTCTCGATGGTCATGAACCCAAATACCTCAACTCGCCGGAAAGCGCGCTCTACCACAAGGGGCGGGTGCTCTATGGTCTGCACTATGCCAGGGAGGGGATGCGCCGAGCAGGGCGGGTGTTGCTGGTGGAAGGGTATCTGGATGTCATTACCCTGCATCAGGCTGGCATCGACTACGCTGTCGCGGCGAGCGGAACGGCCTTGGGGGACAGCCAGATGGAAATGCTCTTCCGGGCAGCGCCCGAGTTGCTGCTCTGTTTCGATGGCGATACTGCCGGACGTAATGCGGCCTGGCGGGCCGTGCAGACAGCGCCGGAGCATCTGCGTGCGGGGCGTCTACTACGGTTGCTGTTCCTGCCGGATGGCCAGGACCCGGACTCGCTGGTGCGTGAACAGGGAGGCGCGGCGTTTGAATCGATGCTCCCGACCGCGCGTCCAGCCATCGATTTTTTTCTGGAGGAGTTGCAACGCCGACACAACCTCGCCGCAGAAGATGAGAAGGCACTTTTCCTGCATGCAGCGCGCGATTTTCTGAAGCGGGTGAGCGATCCGGTGTTGCGGGAGGTTTATGAACAACGGGTGCAGATGCTTTGCGGATTGGCGCCCGTCGCCCGGCGCGCGCCGTCGCGCACACCGCGTAAAGCGACATTCTCCGCTCCCGGAGGACGATCGCTTTTTAAAACGGCTTTGCGATTATTGCTGAATTTTCCCGAAGACCCCGCCTGGCAGGCGTTGGACCGCGATTTGCTGCCTTTCCTCTTCGACCGTGATCCCATGGCTGAAATTCTGGCAGAGGCCCTTGATATTTTGGCCAACATGACCCATCTAAGCTCTCACGAACTATTCGCAAAACTGTCGGTACTGAAACATGCGGAGGCATGCTACGCGCTGGTGATGAGCGACTCTGGCGACGAGGAAGAACAGGTGCTAATGCGGCTTGAAATTTCCGGTTGTGTGGCGCGAGTGAACCAGCGCCTTGCTGCGGCGCGCAGTCACTTTATCAGCCGGGCCGCAGATCAGGGTGGTTTGAGCGCACTCTCTGAGCAGGAGAGGGCTGAAGTGGTGCGTTTGTCCCGGCGCGACAGGCACAACGACGTTTGA
- a CDS encoding endonuclease MutS2 has protein sequence MAVAGVVPWQDSFWRALDASDVQSAWSQHCGHIYGRRHVAATTPWVPLAEIHDRLNWLAWLSQRFSAGFLLPVSDLPDVDTLLVLAERPGAVLSGRDLRAVLDVLTAQKGYAAALRETRDALTGLAGELDPPVALLRRLSVALDEEGELLDTASTDLALLRQRLRVSRSELQRFLQGFLRNRDWQEYWQDQVIVQRNERYVLPLKASHKGRIKVIVHDRSASGETLFVEPLAAVDLNNQLVQDRRAEIQEQERILRALSAAVGLEAPGIAAALRHMGRLDAVRAGLELGDACGGILPKVDAAAAFDLQALRHPLLCLRHPGQVVGNALRLGADARQLVITGPNTGGKTAILKALGLNHLMAYMGLPVTAEGTLGYFPKCFAVIGDAQDIHTDLSTFSAQVQRLREVLEHADAHSLVLLDELGNGTDPREGGALAQAVAEALLAGECCTLLTSHLEVMKRYALSHAGVALAGMGFDAESLKPTYRLQWGVGGASQGLVIARRVGMPAPLMNRAEALYADDREDWERWEAQRGTLLQAARQAMDEAVLARDEATRVARRLERELEAARQERDKAAAAARAEWEDILATARQQVRQAIAALKSGRDTQAATAALQRLEVPFRAEEQRVDSLPAVGARGLFLPLRQVTQVLRADPAQRRVQIQLRGKQLWVPAAQFAVDAALQIPNETGSTQYATPEEHPWRLDLRGQLREDALAALRRHVDGAVAAGRRQVQILHGKGNGVLAEMVREFAEQDPRVSLWRMARPEHGGGGVSELELR, from the coding sequence ATGGCTGTGGCCGGGGTTGTTCCTTGGCAGGACAGCTTCTGGCGGGCTCTGGATGCCAGTGATGTGCAGAGCGCGTGGTCACAGCATTGTGGCCACATCTATGGCCGCAGACATGTTGCGGCGACTACTCCCTGGGTGCCGCTTGCGGAGATCCATGATCGTTTGAATTGGTTGGCCTGGTTGTCGCAGCGGTTTTCCGCCGGTTTTCTTCTCCCCGTTTCTGATCTTCCCGATGTCGACACTCTGCTGGTTCTGGCAGAGCGCCCTGGTGCTGTGCTCAGCGGGCGAGATTTGCGCGCGGTGCTCGATGTGCTGACGGCACAGAAAGGCTACGCCGCGGCTTTGCGCGAGACTCGGGATGCCCTGACCGGGCTGGCAGGTGAGCTTGATCCCCCGGTAGCCTTGTTGCGCCGTCTCAGCGTGGCGTTGGACGAGGAGGGTGAGCTCCTGGATACCGCGAGTACGGATCTCGCCCTTCTGCGCCAGCGCCTGCGGGTCAGCCGTAGCGAATTGCAGCGTTTTCTGCAGGGCTTTCTGCGTAATCGGGACTGGCAGGAATACTGGCAGGATCAGGTCATCGTGCAGCGTAATGAGCGTTATGTGCTACCGCTCAAAGCGAGCCATAAAGGGCGTATCAAGGTGATCGTCCATGACCGGTCGGCAAGTGGTGAGACTCTTTTTGTGGAGCCGCTGGCAGCCGTCGATCTGAATAATCAACTGGTCCAGGACCGGCGTGCCGAAATTCAGGAGCAGGAGCGCATTCTTCGTGCCCTGAGCGCAGCGGTAGGGCTGGAAGCGCCGGGTATTGCCGCCGCCCTGCGGCATATGGGCCGGCTGGATGCGGTACGGGCGGGACTGGAACTGGGGGACGCCTGTGGCGGGATTTTGCCCAAGGTCGATGCGGCTGCGGCATTTGATCTGCAGGCCCTGCGTCATCCGCTGCTTTGTCTGCGCCATCCGGGGCAGGTCGTGGGTAACGCCCTGCGTCTCGGGGCGGACGCGCGGCAACTGGTCATTACTGGCCCCAATACCGGTGGCAAGACGGCTATCCTGAAAGCACTCGGACTCAATCATCTGATGGCCTACATGGGATTGCCGGTAACTGCGGAGGGTACATTGGGTTATTTCCCGAAGTGCTTTGCGGTCATCGGCGACGCCCAGGATATCCACACGGATCTTTCCACCTTTTCGGCGCAGGTGCAGCGTCTTCGGGAAGTGCTGGAGCATGCCGACGCCCACAGTCTCGTGCTTCTCGACGAACTGGGCAATGGTACCGACCCGCGGGAAGGAGGCGCACTGGCCCAGGCGGTCGCAGAGGCCTTGCTGGCGGGCGAATGCTGCACGCTGCTCACGAGCCATTTGGAAGTGATGAAGCGTTATGCCCTGAGCCATGCGGGTGTAGCCCTGGCGGGTATGGGCTTTGATGCAGAGTCGTTGAAACCCACCTACCGTCTGCAGTGGGGCGTGGGTGGCGCGAGCCAGGGCCTGGTCATTGCCCGTCGCGTGGGGATGCCTGCACCATTGATGAACCGCGCCGAGGCACTCTATGCCGATGACCGGGAGGATTGGGAACGTTGGGAAGCGCAACGGGGAACCCTATTGCAGGCCGCCCGGCAGGCTATGGACGAGGCCGTACTGGCGCGTGACGAAGCCACCAGGGTGGCCCGCCGCCTGGAACGCGAACTGGAGGCAGCGAGACAGGAGCGTGACAAAGCCGCAGCCGCCGCCCGCGCCGAATGGGAAGATATACTGGCAACAGCGCGCCAGCAGGTGCGGCAAGCCATTGCGGCGCTCAAGTCCGGGAGGGATACCCAGGCGGCAACGGCCGCTTTGCAACGTCTGGAGGTCCCCTTCCGGGCGGAGGAGCAGCGAGTGGACAGCCTGCCTGCGGTGGGGGCCAGGGGTTTGTTTCTGCCGCTCCGGCAGGTGACCCAAGTGCTGCGTGCGGACCCCGCACAACGCAGGGTGCAGATTCAATTACGGGGCAAGCAGTTGTGGGTGCCCGCCGCACAATTTGCCGTGGACGCCGCGCTGCAGATCCCAAACGAAACCGGCAGCACCCAGTATGCTACCCCCGAGGAGCACCCCTGGCGTCTGGACTTGCGCGGACAGCTTCGGGAAGACGCCCTGGCGGCGCTACGTCGTCATGTGGATGGCGCCGTAGCCGCCGGTCGTCGACAGGTCCAGATTCTGCATGGTAAGGGCAACGGGGTGCTTGCAGAAATGGTGCGCGAGTTTGCCGAGCAAGACCCTCGGGTCAGCCTATGGCGTATGGCGCGGCCAGAGCATGGCGGTGGCGGCGTCAGTGAGTTGGAGTTACGCTGA
- a CDS encoding GatB/YqeY domain-containing protein: MTLRERIQEDMKSAMRAREAERLGTIRMLLAAIKQREIDERRELDDAEALRIVDKLIKQRKDSASQFLAGGRPDLAEKEESEILFLAVYLPEALSPGEIDGLINEAMTAVAASGPRDMGKVLTFLRPQMQGRADMAVVADKVKARLGS, translated from the coding sequence ATGACATTACGTGAGCGCATCCAGGAGGATATGAAGTCCGCCATGCGCGCCCGGGAAGCCGAGCGTCTTGGGACTATTCGTATGCTCCTCGCGGCGATCAAACAGCGGGAAATTGACGAGCGCCGCGAGCTTGATGATGCTGAAGCGTTGCGCATCGTGGATAAGCTGATCAAGCAGCGCAAAGATTCTGCCAGTCAGTTTCTTGCCGGTGGGCGTCCGGACCTTGCCGAAAAGGAAGAATCAGAAATTCTTTTTCTCGCAGTCTATCTGCCGGAGGCGCTGTCACCCGGCGAGATTGACGGGTTGATCAACGAGGCGATGACAGCGGTGGCGGCCAGCGGACCTAGAGATATGGGTAAGGTACTTACCTTTCTGCGCCCGCAGATGCAGGGACGTGCGGATATGGCCGTGGTGGCGGATAAAGTGAAGGCCCGCCTCGGCAGTTGA
- the rpsU gene encoding 30S ribosomal protein S21 encodes MPTVRVKENEPFEVALRRFKRSCEKAGVLTEVRRREFYEKPTEERKRKAAAARKRALKRMRRQSMRLVRLY; translated from the coding sequence ATGCCAACTGTTCGTGTCAAAGAAAATGAGCCTTTCGAAGTCGCATTGCGGCGTTTCAAACGTTCCTGCGAAAAGGCAGGTGTCCTTACCGAGGTAAGACGTCGCGAATTCTACGAAAAGCCCACGGAAGAGCGCAAGCGTAAGGCCGCTGCTGCCCGCAAGCGGGCGTTGAAGCGTATGCGTCGTCAGTCCATGCGTCTGGTTCGGCTTTACTGA
- a CDS encoding sigma-70 family RNA polymerase sigma factor has translation MHTEARELAGSDIPEMGPVTDPPPLNDFMDDQNNGPFLSQKQELQLIQRLRLGDECARATLISAHMPLVRAVARGYRNKGLSQEDLLQEGYMGLLRASDRFQEGLGTRFSSYATWWVREAMQRALIRSRFIRLPDYLAKSLHAYMQRGAEEDSDADVRREQRREALGVRESTMRALDFADIRVFSLDEETSDGPGRMEQVTGDVASPDSDYDHDAICKALREHLTELNEKQREVMVFRYGMHGDAPMTLEAVAERMGVSREAVRQLQVRALTRLRQSLSESGWGC, from the coding sequence ATGCACACCGAAGCCAGAGAGTTAGCGGGGTCAGACATTCCGGAGATGGGGCCTGTCACCGACCCGCCGCCTCTGAATGATTTCATGGACGACCAAAACAACGGGCCGTTTCTCAGCCAGAAGCAGGAACTGCAACTCATCCAGCGCTTGCGGCTGGGCGACGAGTGCGCCCGCGCCACACTGATCTCCGCGCACATGCCCTTGGTGCGGGCGGTCGCCAGGGGTTATCGCAATAAAGGGCTCAGTCAGGAAGACCTCCTTCAAGAGGGTTACATGGGTCTGCTGCGTGCCTCCGACCGCTTTCAGGAAGGCCTCGGCACACGTTTCTCCAGTTATGCGACCTGGTGGGTCCGCGAGGCGATGCAGCGGGCCCTCATCCGTTCCCGCTTCATCCGCCTGCCCGATTACCTTGCCAAGTCCCTGCACGCTTATATGCAGCGCGGAGCGGAGGAAGACAGCGACGCCGATGTGCGCAGGGAGCAGCGGCGTGAAGCCCTAGGGGTGCGCGAGAGCACCATGCGCGCCCTGGATTTCGCCGACATCCGCGTCTTCTCGCTCGACGAGGAAACATCCGACGGACCGGGCCGCATGGAACAGGTGACCGGTGACGTTGCCAGTCCGGACAGCGACTATGACCATGATGCCATCTGCAAGGCACTACGGGAACACCTGACCGAACTCAATGAAAAACAACGGGAGGTCATGGTCTTTCGCTACGGCATGCATGGTGACGCGCCCATGACCCTGGAAGCCGTCGCCGAGCGCATGGGCGTCAGTCGCGAGGCGGTAAGACAGTTGCAGGTGCGGGCCCTGACCCGCCTGCGTCAGTCGTTGAGCGAGAGCGGCTGGGGTTGCTGA
- the rdgB gene encoding RdgB/HAM1 family non-canonical purine NTP pyrophosphatase: MTPLLLATSNAGKLRELQPLLAARGFALVSQTELGIAGIEETGTTFVENALLKARHAASQSGMAALAEDSGLCVPYLQGAPGIYSARYAGPDASDAANNAKLLSMLAEARGEARAAYYVTCMVFLEFAADPSPLVAQGFWRGTIGERPAGDGGFGYDPLFWPTQGSGSAAQWSLKKKNEHSHRAAALRRLLGLLAERQQPQPLSLND; this comes from the coding sequence ATGACGCCCTTGTTGCTGGCCACGAGTAATGCAGGCAAATTACGAGAGTTGCAACCGCTGCTTGCCGCCCGTGGCTTCGCGCTCGTCAGCCAGACGGAACTGGGCATCGCCGGCATTGAAGAAACGGGCACTACCTTTGTGGAAAATGCATTGCTCAAGGCACGTCACGCAGCCTCGCAAAGTGGTATGGCGGCGCTCGCCGAAGATTCCGGGCTTTGTGTGCCCTATCTCCAGGGGGCACCCGGTATTTACTCCGCGCGCTATGCCGGCCCGGACGCCAGCGACGCAGCCAATAACGCCAAGTTGCTGAGCATGCTGGCCGAGGCGCGGGGCGAGGCCCGTGCTGCCTATTACGTGACTTGCATGGTTTTTCTGGAATTTGCCGCCGACCCTTCGCCACTGGTAGCCCAAGGCTTTTGGAGAGGGACTATTGGTGAGCGTCCTGCCGGCGATGGGGGGTTTGGCTACGATCCTTTGTTTTGGCCCACGCAAGGATCTGGCAGCGCGGCGCAGTGGAGCCTGAAGAAAAAAAACGAACACAGCCACAGGGCGGCGGCCTTACGCAGGCTGCTGGGTTTGCTGGCGGAGCGTCAGCAACCCCAGCCGCTCTCGCTCAACGACTGA
- the rph gene encoding ribonuclease PH has product MIRPSGRNADALRPVQVTRNFTKHAEGSVLIACGDTKVLCTASVEEKVPPFLRGAGKGWVTAEYSMLPRATRERVARESAKGRIGGRTHEIQRLIGRSLRAAVDLQALGERTIWVDCDVLQADGGTRTASITGACLAVADAIQHLRVAGRLQNNPLRDWVAAVSVGVYQGQAVLDLDYAEDSNADVDMNVVMTGAGAFVEVQGTAEGAVFSAEQMAEMLALARKGIAELVARQHQECPEARS; this is encoded by the coding sequence ATGATACGTCCTAGCGGAAGAAATGCAGACGCCTTGCGTCCGGTACAAGTCACCAGAAATTTTACCAAGCATGCTGAAGGTTCGGTGCTGATAGCCTGCGGCGATACCAAGGTGCTATGCACCGCCAGCGTCGAAGAAAAGGTACCGCCCTTCCTGCGCGGCGCGGGCAAGGGGTGGGTGACGGCGGAATACAGCATGTTGCCGCGTGCCACCCGGGAGCGGGTGGCACGGGAGTCCGCCAAAGGCCGTATCGGTGGGCGCACCCATGAAATCCAACGCCTTATCGGGCGCAGTCTGCGCGCCGCCGTGGATCTGCAAGCTTTAGGCGAACGCACTATCTGGGTGGATTGTGATGTGCTTCAGGCCGATGGCGGAACCCGCACCGCCAGCATTACCGGCGCTTGTCTGGCGGTAGCCGATGCCATCCAGCATCTGCGTGTTGCGGGGCGGCTTCAGAATAATCCCCTGCGGGACTGGGTGGCCGCTGTCTCGGTGGGTGTTTACCAGGGACAGGCAGTGCTGGATCTCGACTATGCCGAAGACAGCAATGCCGATGTGGATATGAATGTGGTGATGACCGGCGCTGGCGCCTTTGTGGAAGTACAGGGAACCGCGGAGGGCGCGGTGTTCAGTGCGGAGCAGATGGCTGAAATGCTGGCTCTGGCGCGCAAGGGGATCGCCGAATTGGTGGCCCGTCAGCATCAGGAGTGTCCGGAAGCCCGTTCATGA
- a CDS encoding Crp/Fnr family transcriptional regulator, with the protein MSGIDHIEIAQFLKQHHLAQSLTISEIQTLAEYVTHAQFHLDQVIAEWGSLGEALFFCVKGEMAIVHHTADGDEVEVVRVRDGEMAGEMSFFDRQPRSARIIAKSEDTQVLVLTRARYQRLKVEKPYITVNILEQAIISLDHLFRNLSQGYTDFSTYIYGKGKR; encoded by the coding sequence ATGTCCGGCATTGACCACATAGAAATCGCCCAGTTTCTCAAACAACATCATCTGGCTCAGTCTCTGACCATCAGCGAAATCCAGACTCTCGCAGAATACGTCACCCACGCCCAATTTCATCTGGATCAGGTGATTGCCGAATGGGGCTCTCTGGGAGAGGCGCTGTTCTTCTGCGTCAAGGGCGAAATGGCCATCGTTCACCACACAGCCGACGGCGACGAAGTAGAAGTGGTCCGGGTGCGTGACGGAGAAATGGCCGGAGAGATGTCCTTTTTTGACCGTCAGCCACGTAGCGCCCGAATCATTGCCAAAAGCGAAGACACCCAGGTGCTGGTCCTGACCCGCGCCCGGTACCAGCGCCTGAAGGTGGAAAAGCCGTACATCACCGTCAATATTCTGGAGCAGGCCATCATCAGCCTGGACCATTTGTTCCGCAATCTTTCTCAGGGCTACACGGACTTCTCTACCTATATTTATGGCAAGGGCAAGCGCTAG